A window of the Emys orbicularis isolate rEmyOrb1 chromosome 1, rEmyOrb1.hap1, whole genome shotgun sequence genome harbors these coding sequences:
- the CFAP298 gene encoding cilia- and flagella-associated protein 298 isoform X1 codes for MVQLHVKRGDESQFLLETTCSISMEDLTQQVTRIYNSRLKVQRICSEMEELAEHGVFLPPNMQGLTDEQTEDLKLKDEWADKCVPSGGSVFKKDEIGRRNGHAPNEKMKEVLKKTVEEAKAQISKKQVQANVCVNMEMVKDALDQLRGAVMIVYPMGLPPHDPIRMEFEDKEDLSGTHAGLEVIEESEAQLWWAAKELKRTNKLSDFVGKNEKTKIIVKIQKKGQGAPSREPVISNEEQKQMMLYYHRKQEELKKLEENDDDAYLNSEWADSHALKRQFHGVKDIKWGPR; via the exons ATGGTTCAGCTCCATGTGAAGCGTGGCGACGAGAGCCAATTCCTGCTGGAAACAACCTGCAGCATCTCCATGGAAGACTTAACACAGCAAGTCACCAGGATCTACAATAGCAGACTCAAAGTGCAGCGTATTTGCTCAG aaatggaGGAACTGGCAGAACATGGTGTCTTCTTGCCTCCTAATATGCAAGGACTGACAGATGAACAGACTGAAGATTTGAAATTAAAGGATGAATGGGCAGATAAATGTGTACCAAGTGGTGgaagtgtctttaaaaaggatgaaattgGACGAAGGAATGGACATG CTCCaaatgaaaaaatgaaagaagttttaaaaaagacAGTAGAGGAAGCTAAAGCACAAATATCTAAG AAACAAGTTCAAGCTAACGTATGTGTTAATATGGAGATGGTGAAAGATGCACTGGACCAGCTCCGAGGAGCTGTAATGATTGTTTATCCGATGGGATTGCCTCCACATGATCCAATTAGAATGGAGTTTGAAGATAAAGAAGACTTGTCGGGAACTCAC GCTGGACTTGAGGTTATTGAAGAGTCTGAAGCACAATTGTGGTGGGCAGCAAAGGAgttaaaaagaacaaacaaactttCAGACTTTGTGGGCAAAAATGAAAAAACTAAAATCATTGTCAAGATACAGAAA AAAGGACAAGGTGCCCCATCACGTGAACCGGTGATAAGTAATGAAGAGCAAAAACAGATGATGCTGTATTATCACAGGAAGCAGGAGGAACTCAAG AAATTAGAAGAAAATGATGATGACGCCTATTTAAATTCAGAATGGGCAGACAGTCATGCTTTGAAAAGACAGTTTCATGGTGTAAAGGATATTAAGTGGGGACCGAGATGA
- the CFAP298 gene encoding cilia- and flagella-associated protein 298 isoform X2: MVQLHVKRGDESQFLLETTCSISMEDLTQQVTRIYNSRLKVQRICSEMEELAEHGVFLPPNMQGLTDEQTEDLKLKDEWADKCVPSGGSVFKKDEIGRRNGHAPNEKMKEVLKKTVEEAKAQISKKQVQANVCVNMEMVKDALDQLRGAVMIVYPMGLPPHDPIRMEFEDKEDLSGTHAGLEVIEESEAQLWWAAKELKRTNKLSDFVGKNEKTKIIVKIQKKGQGAPSREPVISNEEQKQMMLYYHRKQEELKLLC; this comes from the exons ATGGTTCAGCTCCATGTGAAGCGTGGCGACGAGAGCCAATTCCTGCTGGAAACAACCTGCAGCATCTCCATGGAAGACTTAACACAGCAAGTCACCAGGATCTACAATAGCAGACTCAAAGTGCAGCGTATTTGCTCAG aaatggaGGAACTGGCAGAACATGGTGTCTTCTTGCCTCCTAATATGCAAGGACTGACAGATGAACAGACTGAAGATTTGAAATTAAAGGATGAATGGGCAGATAAATGTGTACCAAGTGGTGgaagtgtctttaaaaaggatgaaattgGACGAAGGAATGGACATG CTCCaaatgaaaaaatgaaagaagttttaaaaaagacAGTAGAGGAAGCTAAAGCACAAATATCTAAG AAACAAGTTCAAGCTAACGTATGTGTTAATATGGAGATGGTGAAAGATGCACTGGACCAGCTCCGAGGAGCTGTAATGATTGTTTATCCGATGGGATTGCCTCCACATGATCCAATTAGAATGGAGTTTGAAGATAAAGAAGACTTGTCGGGAACTCAC GCTGGACTTGAGGTTATTGAAGAGTCTGAAGCACAATTGTGGTGGGCAGCAAAGGAgttaaaaagaacaaacaaactttCAGACTTTGTGGGCAAAAATGAAAAAACTAAAATCATTGTCAAGATACAGAAA AAAGGACAAGGTGCCCCATCACGTGAACCGGTGATAAGTAATGAAGAGCAAAAACAGATGATGCTGTATTATCACAGGAAGCAGGAGGAACTCAAG CTTCTTTGTTAA